cgcccggccttaacatGCAATCTTTTagagagtttctttttctttgaggcagagtcttgctctatcggccaggttggagtgtacaggcacgatcttggctcactgcaacctccgcctcccggatttcaagtaattctcctgcctcagcctcccaagtagctgggattataggagtgcgccaccacgcccggcttattgtgtatttttagtagagatagggtttcaccgtgttggccaggctggtcttgaactcctgacttgagatgatctgcccaccgcggcttcccaaagtgctgggattacaggcatgagccatcaagcctggctgagaatttctttaaaaatgcagctTCCTCCTAACTCCAGAGACTGATTTACTAGGATCTGCATTTTAGCAAGGTACCCTCCTATCTCACACACGCGTTTCGGTGCAATTGTCTTTGCAATATACTTTGGGAAACATTGTATAAAGCATGACTTATGGAAACAGTACTTTGTcttaaatattagaaaagtatAAACAATCCTAGTAAACAAATGTATTACTGTCCCTTGTGCTATAGATAAAGAAAGGGAGAACAATGAGCCAATTATAAGCACACTTACATTTTTTACATGTTAACTCTGTTATAGTCAGGCATGTCACCTACATTTGGAACTTAAGACTTTCAGCTCCTAAATTCAGGTGTCATTTGCAAGTATTAGTAGGACAGATCGTATTCATTCTCTTCATGGTAATAATGGTATAAttggttaatttattttgattgagATGGAGACACTATTTAGGCTTTATAGCATTAGCTGGTGTTCATCTGGTCAGCTTTGACATGTCCTGCCCCTCAGCCTAAGTATGTTATAATTGTTTTTGTATCCCTCATTTTCTACATAGGATAAAACAGGCTGGTATGCTAGTGTAAAGGGGGAGGCAATTATTAGCCTTGTATAGAAAGTCCTTATTtctaatgaaaacaaattaagttATAAAATTGTGCACAGAGAGACCAGAGAGCTGATAACTGATCTTTATTATACAGAAATGTGAAGGCGATAAGCATTAAATGAGAAGGAGTTTGGCAGTGAACATTATGCAGATTCAAACTGAAGATATCCTCATCTTgagatataatataaaaataaacactaagaGTTTCAAGAAAGAACTCAATTCAACTTCTATCCCCCAATCAAGCTATAACTTTCCACAGGAAAACCTGGTTTCAATTCATGCTGAAttgttcaaagaaaagaaaaagctaaatcAGGTAGAGACAACACATGGACTGGCTTTTGTCCTATTAGAGAGCCAGACTGAAGCTCTATTCAGTCTCACATTTAGAGATTGTTTCCTATTACAATTTATATCTCTATTTACCTAAGAGATGtctaaagtgaaaaacaaaaaattgttaacTGAGCTGGGGAATTTTTGTGGGGCTAAGTATATTTGGCAGAggagataaatgaataaatcattcatttaattatttctaatCAAGAGGATTTAATGTCAGGTCTGGGTCATCTGTATTAGCCCTTTGACAGCTTGTTGTTCTATAATGGTTAAGAAGCACTATTccattaaagtataataaatgctTAACATCAGCACAACTCAGTGCCCGTCCTCTTTATATCCTCAAATACTGGACTTTATGTCAGCATGCTTTCAACACCAACTTAGCCCTTTAAATAGGATCTTTCTTAATAAAGCTTCTCATTGCCCtcactactgaaataaaaaaagtgtTAAGAGATTTGGCCAGAAAGATGGTTTTACTGAAATAAGACTGATGACTAGGAGCACATCTATGGCTTAAATATAGACAAAACTACTCCCAGAACCCTTAAATATAGACAGATTTTATCAATTTATGCAGGAAGccaaaaataggaaataaaaatatctggagTTCAGATATACTGATATATTCAGCAACTGAAACTTACAATTCCTTCAATTCAGTCACAGCAGAGACATTTAAAGTAGTCTGGAGGggggggtgcagtggctcacaccagtaatctcagcactttgggaggctgaggtggaagaattgcttaagcccaggaattcaagaccagcctgggcaacaaagcgagactctgtctctctaagaaaaaaaaaaaaaaaaagccgagtatggcggcatgtgcctgtactcccacctagttgggagactgaggcaggaggatccttgatccctggaggtcaaggctgcagtcagctgtgattgcaccactgtactcctccctgggcaacagcaagaccctgtctcaaaaaaaaaaaagtggcctgGGGTAAACAGGACAGTTGTATACTCCAAGAATGGAAATTTTCATGccacctcccttccttccttacaAATTCTAATGCTGATTGCATGAACGAGGTGTTGGGacagacttttcttttcttcatttagacTTTTGCCCTAGTGAATGAGGGAGCAAGAGAATGCTAAGAGGGATGAGAGAATGTATTTCTGGCTCTAGGACTTTGAGATCCAGGTAATTGAATCTGGGACATTCTCATTAGGTTAGAAAAGGAAAGATGAGAAAATCACTAGCAGGATATGCAATTCCAGAGACCATCGGCTCCAAAAATTAGTTTTGTTTCTCATTGCTCCTTATTCAACGACAGTTATTTCAATAAGCTACATTATTTAGCAGGATCTGAGAGACAAAGGCTGTGAAAACATGTATTTAAGATAGAAAACAAACTTAGAAAAACATAATAGTTCGCTTTTTATCTCATTCACATTCTATAGCTGGAGAACTCAAAATCCCATTTAGATATTTCTGCTTATCCAAAGCACACTAAAccaagaaatgggagaaaatgttcattGGGTGCGTGTGGGTTCACCCAGTTTATTTACCTATGGAGTGGAAGTGTAGGGAGAAATAAGGTCTGCTTATAATGGTCAAGGTCTGTGGAGAAGCCCTGAAGTTGTTCTCCCCAAATCACAAGTCTGattcaagaaaaggaaacaaaaatgatgaaaacatcTCATCACACAAAACTCAGTGATGGGGTCTCTGACAGTCACCAGCCAGCAGGGGAAAAGGAGAAATCCACCTGCTGGCTTTAAGATTTATTGAAGGCTGCCAGCACAGCCCAGATCATTTCTGTGGCACTAGGCTTTGTCCCTTCCACTTCAGGGTCCAGTTCTACTAAGTCCTTGGCTCGATTCATTGCCACGTCATACTTGTCATCTGTCAGAGAGGAGAAGACATTCTCTAGCACATCAGAGGAGTGAGCTAGCACCAGGAGTGCTAGTGTTCGCTTGTCCATACGCTGAGGGTCATTTACCCACCGCTCTAGTACACTATCTTGAAGTTTTTTCACTAGGCGCTGTTTCTCTGTTGTATTGGTCACTGGATGAGTAGTCATGTCAAATAGCAGGAAATTCTGCTTCTCAGTGGTTAGAATACCCTTCTCTACTAGGTTCTTTGCAATGCGCTCTCGTACATTTCTCAGCTGGTACTGTAATTTGAAGGGGTTCCAGGTCTCACctatgagaaaaaagaaataggacataatgaacagaaagagaaaagcagaatgaAACATGTAGTTATCTGGAACCTTGAATggctaaaatgtttaaaagcataATCTTCATTCCtcaattcatttaatccttagtCCTTTATAATCTGGCTTTGACTCTAACCATATTTCACATTAAACCAGCTTCAAAAAATGTCACCAAGGACTTCCATATTGCTAGAGCTTATGGACtttatttctgttcttatgtGACCTCTCTGTGACActgtaattatttatgtatttttgaaattctcTTTAGGACACTAGTCTCTCCCAAATGATTTCTACTCCGTATTGCAGAACTTCTGTTTGCTGGTGAAGCTGAGAGGACTGAGGTTCCCTACCCTATTTGTAGAGCAGAAGCTCTACCCCAGGCCTGGCAGGCTGACAATATTGAGACTTCAATTGCTCCCATTCCAGCTTGTTCATAGATGAGAGATTCTGCAACAGAAAAGGCAAGCCAAGAAGACCAGGGGCTAACACCTCTTTCCCCCAGCACCTACTCATAGAACAGGTGGGTATTACTATAGGAGAAGTGTGCACTTGTGCAGAAATTCTGcccaggagggaaggaaggccTGAAGAATGAAGAGCTCCAAAGCTCTGCCTGAGAGGACTGACTTTATCTGGAAAATAGGGTGGAGAATCTATGCCTAAGGGTGTTGAAAACCATAGAGATCTTGGTGGAGAGCAATTATAAGGGTGCTGCTAGCTCTATGGCACTGGTATGACAAACCCAAATGGCAAAGCCTCCAGAAGTTTAACAGGCAGAACCAGAGAAACAGCCAAGAAAAGCCCTTCTGGAATCATGACCAACACTGGGGGTTGGGAAGAATGTGTGCTTGCACCAGGCTGCACCCACTCAGAAGCAATCAGAGCAGGACGTGGGGCTTGACTTGAGAGTATTCCCCAGGCCACACATAGATCTATCAAAAAGGGTGGATGCTTCACTGGCACCAAGGGCTAAAGCACAACCACTGACCAAACACTGGCTGAACAATAAGCTACTCTAACTCAGAGGCAGCTCCTAGGAagctaaacttaaaaataataataatagccaggcgtggtggtgcacacctctagtcccagctacttgggaggctgaggcaggagaatcgtttgaacccaggaggcagaggtttcagtcagctgagattgcgccactgcactccagcctgagtgacagagcgagacttcatttcaagaaatgaaaaataaaaaataaaaataaaaaaatcacatgcaCCCCTGGTGTATGTCCAAGGATGTACTCTCTCTGAGAAGAAATCAGaaagggaatttccaagctgctaGTTCCTCGCTGAATGTGGGGCAAAATATAAACTCCCTGATTTGTGATGGCTGTGTCAAAATCAGAAGAAATCAGaaagggaatttccaagctgctaGTTCCTCGCTGAATGTGGGGCAAAATATAAACTCCCTGATTTGTGATGGCTGTgtcaaaatcacacacacacatccaacagtaaaggataaaaaaatttaactggCTAAAAGGTCTTAAGCACAACCTTTGACTAGTAAGTGGCTTCTACTGACCCACTGGCAACACATAGGGAGTTAGgccaaaagataaaaacaagaaaatatgagtGATGACATCAGAGGC
The genomic region above belongs to Piliocolobus tephrosceles isolate RC106 chromosome 1, ASM277652v3, whole genome shotgun sequence and contains:
- the GOLPH3L gene encoding Golgi phosphoprotein 3-like isoform X3 — its product is MTTLTHRARRTEVSKNSEKKMESEEDSNWEKSPDNEDSGDSKDIRLTLMEEVLLLGLKDKEGYTSFWNDCISSGLRGGILIELAMRGRIYLEPPTMRKKRLLDRKVLLKSDSPTGDVLLDETLKHIKATEPTETVQTWIELLTGETWNPFKLQYQLRNVRERIAKNLVEKGILTTEKQNFLLFDMTTHPVTNTTEKQRLVKKLQDSVLERWVNDPQRMDKRTLALLVLAHSSDVLENVFSSLTDDKYDVAMNRAKDLVELDPEVEGTKPSATEMIWAVLAAFNKS